One Brassica napus cultivar Da-Ae chromosome A5, Da-Ae, whole genome shotgun sequence DNA window includes the following coding sequences:
- the LOC111216005 gene encoding B3 domain-containing protein At2g31720-like: protein MKMVTDADDDQRSEEEAEEEEEPIRAEPLREVKPSVRGKKPVKPERGVTPEWLVNLMITEKGVDAKLVIAKMIQKTDVNANQGRLLIPFKQIVEMDFLNEEELHLIDEHQRDNSSNKGVAVIVVASDGGKWNAKLRRWNMTCPNYALCSGWNNVVRGAKLNDKVREIFRLWSFHSQDGTKLYFAFYHRELSLCEVALRRLPKFPTRSRTPRFCVPSSPPRVSEVFDLNMPLVEEMDPLEAEQERHDRRTPLESVIETMTTTTVDLDRLGPSVDLNIPLVPVRTEMASLEDVQETSQESPRETTRVDLELRLWFQ, encoded by the coding sequence ATGAAGATGGTGACAGATGCTGATGATGATCAACGCTccgaagaagaagcagaagaagaagaagaacccatCAGAGCTGAGCCTCTTAGGGAAGTTAAGCCTTCGGTCAGAGGAAAAAAGCCGGTCAAACCAGAGAGAGGGGTTACACCGGAATGGCTGGTTAATCTGATGATAACAGAAAAGGGTGTGGACGCGAAGCTGGTGATTGCTAAGATGATTCAGAAGACTGATGTCAACGCAAACCAAGGACGTCTCTTGATTCCTTTTAAGCAGATAGTGGAGATGGACTTCTTGAACGAGGAAGAGTTGCACCTCATAGATGAACATCAAAGAGATAATAGTAGTAACAAAGGTGTTGCTGTGATCGTGGTTGCATCCGATGGTGGAAAATGGAATGCTAAACTAAGGAGATGGAATATGACCTGTCCCAATTACGCCTTGTGTTCTGGATGGAACAACGTCGTCCGCGGTGCCAAGCTCAACGACAAGGTAAGGGAGATTTTTAGACTATGGTCATTCCACTCCCAAGATGGGACGAAGCTCTATTTTGCCTTCTATCATAGAGAGTTATCTCTATGTGAAGTGGCACTCAGGCGACTTCCTAAATTTCCAACGAGAAGTAGAACTCCTCGATTTTGTGTTCCATCTTCTCCACCAAGAGTTTCCGAGGTTTTCGACCTAAATATGCCATTGGTTGAAGAGATGGATCCTCTCGAAGCTGAACAAGAGAGGCATGATAGGAGGACTCCACTTGAATCAGTCATAGAGACGATGACGACGACGACGGTGGACCTCGATCGGCTGGGGCCGTCCGTGGACCTAAATATACCATTGGTTCCAGTGCGCACCGAGATGGCTTCTCTTGAAGATGTTCAAGAGACGTCACAGGAATCACCCAGAGAGACGACGAGGGTGGACCTCGAGCTCCGGCTGTGGTTTCAATGA
- the LOC106453593 gene encoding uncharacterized protein LOC106453593, translating to MASLTPGVLSNLLELAAGKVISSSSSPPLLSSHRFPLLQVIEIVPCLSDNQWRSERFFVKVSDSLHAAYVAVSAADDADLIRSDEIQLGQFVYVRGGFHVEKGCPVPVVRGLKPVSKRRTCVGNPSDLVSSDLLLDFTPVSVDTTKKKRNLGGDTRRLSLDSARRSCWDHTSPPVTRRRDAALLLSSSPRLKPKLVLSDKNLPKNESPSKHLNCETPTLRNRNVVKPASPISIVKSPKDGIKPLSKAVTPTVAYYKLPSSHRTWSDQRISWTGLPKTIQVLGKEVSTNRQVAVKAAVKALEEASTMESVLLSLQSFAELCDSSKHLSAGQVVRRFLDIYHSTLNTCKAIHLLLTQNRNNGSCRSAAMKNAAAWVQDAVVTGFSQFNLFKEPGKQDEAASPRDQHHYIVIHNSSEKLNPKETTSPRNQSYKGVKLTSTKHRSVSSERSNLEGKNRLKESLSLADELLRVSSQWFLKYLENSLKKGSFLVKKEEANGKESLVGHLKAVNCWLDDLISNRGEVSEKVEDLRKKLQRFLLRHIESAIGETM from the exons ATGGCCTCCCTCACTCCCGGAGTTCTCTCCAACCTCCTCGAACTCGCCGCCGGAAAagtcatttcttcttcttcttctccgccgTTGTTGTCTTCGCACCGTTTCCCGCTCCTCCAGGTGATCGAGATCGTCCCCTGTCTCTCCGACAACCAATGGCGTAGCGAAAGATTCTTCGTCAAAGTCTCCGACTCTCTCCACGCCGCTTACGTCGCCGTTTCCGCCGCTGACGACGCCGATCTGATACGCTCCGACGAGATACAGCTAGGGCAGTTTGTTTACGTCCGCGGCGGTTTCCACGTGGAGAAAGGTTGTCCTGTTCCCGTCGTTCGTGGGCTTAAGCCGGTCTCGAAGCGGCGGACGTGCGTTGGAAACCCTAGCGATCTCGTCTCTAGCGACCTGCTTCTTGATTTTACTCCGGTCTCGGTTGATACgaccaagaagaagaggaatcTTGGTGGTGACACGAGGAGGTTGAGCTTGGACTCCGCGAGACGGAGCTGTTGGGATCATACTAGTCCTCCGGTGACTCGCCGCCGTGACGCAGCAttgcttctttcttcttccccaCGTCTCAAACCCAAATTG GTCTTGAGTGATAAGAATCTGCCAAAGAATGAGTCTCCATCAAAGCACCTTAACTGTGAAACCCCTACCTTAAGAAATAGAAATGTGGTTAAGCCTGCATCACCTATATCCATAGTCAAGTCTCCAAAAGATGGTATCAAGCCGTTGTCAAAGGCAGTGACTCCTACAGTTGCGTATTATAAGCTGCCTTCAAGTCACAGGACTTGGTCTGACCAGAGAATCTCATGGACCGGACTCCCCAAAACCATTCAAGTTCTTGGAAAG GAAGTTTCAACAAATAGACAAGTAGCAGTAAAGGCCGCAGTAAAAGCACTAGAGGAAGCATCTACCATGGAGTCTGTTCTGCTCAGTTTACA GTCCTTCGCTGAACTATGTGACTCTTCTAAACATTTATCAGCGGGACAAGTTGTGCGACGGTTCTTGGACATCTACCACAGTACACTGAACACATGCAAAGCAATCCATCTGTTGCTTACTCAGAACAGAAACAACGGTTCTTGTAGATCAGCAGCTATGAAGAATGCAGCAGCTTGGGTTCAAGACGCGGTAGTGACCGGTTTTTCCCAGTTCAATTTATTCAAAGAGCCTGGAAAGCAAGATGAAGCTGCTTCTCCCAGAGACCAACATCACTACATTGTTATTCATAACTCCTCTGAGAAACTAAATCCCAAGGAGACTACAAGTCCAAGAAACCAATCTTACAAGGGTGTTAAACTTACTTCAACGAAACATCGTTCTGTTTCTTCTGAAAGAAGCAACTTAGAAGGTAAAAACAGGTTAAAAGAGTCGTTGAGTTTAGCTGACGAGCTACTTCGAGTTTCAAGCCAATGGTTCTTGAAGTATTTGGAGAACTCTCTAAAGAAAGGGTCGTTCTTAGTGAAGAAGGAAGAAGCGAATGGGAAAGAGTCACTGGTAGGCCACCTTAAAGCAGTAAACTGTTGGCTTGATGATCTGATCTCAAACAGAGGTGAAGTCAGTGAGAAAGTCGAAGATTTAAGAAAGAAGCTGCAACGGTTTCTACTTAGACATATAGAATCTGCCATTGGAGAAACAATGTAA
- the BNAA05G11100D gene encoding uncharacterized protein BNAA05G11100D: MGSEVVNPIKPRFDLSMSRRTRKPWSSSLVNEMQHQVLSTQSSQQEKELEQDEDREIDRKSLNNLMRSEQESNGEANVSNKNSLGQHFGDDEAIKQTMQVVVKKQGGENGVKFKGMMSRYVKVLSGLMKAKRDRKTSALRFKT, from the coding sequence ATGGGGAGTGAAGTAGTAAATCCGATCAAACCACGGTTTGATCTGAGCATGTCAAGACGAACCCGGAAACCATGGTCTTCAAGTCTCGTCAACGAGATGCAACATCAAGTCCTGTCCACGCAAAGCTCACAGCAAGAGAAAGAATTAGAGCAAGACGAAGACCGAGAGATTGATCGTAAGAGTTTGAACAATCTGATGAGAAGTGAGCAAGAATCAAATGGAGAAGCTAATGTTAGCAATAAGAACTCTCTAGGTCAACATTTCGGGGACGACGAAGCGATCAAGCAAACGATGCAAGTGGTGGTCAAGAAGCAAGGTGGGGAAAATGGTGTTAAATTCAAAGGTATGATGAGTCGATATGTTAAGGTCTTGAGCGGTCTGATGAAGGCCAAACGTGACCGCAAAACATCGGCCTTGCGGTTTAAGACATGA
- the LOC106363084 gene encoding uncharacterized protein LOC106363084 isoform X1, producing MDPAEERRNSKKQKDHCDMLGFVADSQYGVPRKCACGGRIIDEVRGKEDYDSLPGKRFFTCVNYEDDGLHYRHPWVVAVQEEIKTLSTRLDEAEEVVKGVWKLNKRIKDLEEQVSTLSEQVDDLTVEVGTLEKVCFD from the exons ATGGATCCCGCAGAAGAAAGACGAAATTCAAAGAAGCAAAAGGATCACTGCGACATGTTAGGGTTTGTCGCGGATTCACAGTACGGGGTTCCAAGAAAGTGTGCTTGCGGCGGGAGAATCATTGACGAGGTTCGGGGGAAGGAAGACTACGACAGTCTTCCTGGAAAGCGTTTCTTCACATGCGTAAACTATGAG GATGATGGGTTGCATTACCGTCATCCTTGGGTGGTTGCTGTCCAGGAAGAGATCAAAACGCTGAGCACGCGTCTGGATGAGGCAGAGGAGGTTGTGAAGGGGGTGTGGAAACTCAATAAACGGATTAAGGACCTAGAG GAACAGGTTTCAACCCTCTCCGAGCAGGTTGATGATCTCACTGTCGAGGTGGGTACCCTTGAGAAGGTGTGTTTCGACTGA
- the LOC106363084 gene encoding uncharacterized protein LOC106363084 isoform X2 → MDPAEERRNSKKQKDHCDMLGFVADSQYGVPRKCACGGRIIDEVRGKEDYDSLPGKRFFTCVNYEDDGLHYRHPWVVAVQEEIKTLSTRLDEAEEVVKGVWKLNKRIKDLEVSTLSEQVDDLTVEVGTLEKVCFD, encoded by the exons ATGGATCCCGCAGAAGAAAGACGAAATTCAAAGAAGCAAAAGGATCACTGCGACATGTTAGGGTTTGTCGCGGATTCACAGTACGGGGTTCCAAGAAAGTGTGCTTGCGGCGGGAGAATCATTGACGAGGTTCGGGGGAAGGAAGACTACGACAGTCTTCCTGGAAAGCGTTTCTTCACATGCGTAAACTATGAG GATGATGGGTTGCATTACCGTCATCCTTGGGTGGTTGCTGTCCAGGAAGAGATCAAAACGCTGAGCACGCGTCTGGATGAGGCAGAGGAGGTTGTGAAGGGGGTGTGGAAACTCAATAAACGGATTAAGGACCTAGAG GTTTCAACCCTCTCCGAGCAGGTTGATGATCTCACTGTCGAGGTGGGTACCCTTGAGAAGGTGTGTTTCGACTGA